A region of the Thermococcus zilligii AN1 genome:
CCTGTCTCGTGGGACAGCTCTTCGTAGCTCTTTCCGCTCTTCTGTATTGCCTGGTAAACCCTCTCAGCGTAGTCCTCCACTATTTCCTCGGTGACGAGTGGCCTCTCGTGGTGGGGTTTTGGCTGGGGCTTGGGCCCTGGAACGGGTCTCTCGGTTCTTCTTGGCTGTCTCCCGGTTGGCATGATGCTGAACGTGCCGGGCTTTTTGCCCCCGTACTTCTCGTAGCACCTATCGCAGACGAGAACCTCCGCACCCTCAACCCTTATCCTGTGGCCCGGCCCTTTTATCGGTGCACCGCATATCTCGCAGTAGCTTGGCGTCTCCTTTCCCATCTTTACCACCTTCTTGCTCCACTTAAAGCTCGGGGTCAGGCTTTTTAAACCCCACGATGAGCTTATACCGATGACCGAGGTAAGGGTGGAGAAGCTCCAAGAGTTCAACCAGGAGATCCTTGAGAGGCTGGTAGAGATTTACATGCGCGGCTACGAGGGACTGCGCGAGTACGGCGGAGAGGGCGAAAGCTACGCGAAGCGCTATCTCAGGTGGTGCTGGGGAAAGGCCAAGGACGGCTTCTTCGTGGCGAAGGTGGGGGATGAGATAGCGGGTTTCATCGTCTGCGACAAAGACTGGTACAGCAAGTACGAGGGACGAAAAGTCGGGGCCATCCACGAGTTCGTGGTGGACAGGAATTTCCAGGGACAGGGAATAGGGCACAGGTTAATGGAAAAATGCCTTGAGTACCTGGGCGAATCCACCGATAGGATAGAGCTCTGGGTCGGGGAGAAGAACGAAGGGGCTATGCGTTTCTACGAGGAGTACGGCTTCAGGAAAGTGGGCCAGAGCGGGATATGGGTGAGAATGGTTAAGGACGTGCGAAAGGATGATAAGGGCCAGGGAGAAATTTAGGCGGGTGGAAAAATGCCGTGCATAAAGCCGCCCCAGCCGGAGGATGTCCGGGAATTGAGGGAAGAGAGCTTCATACGTGGGGGCAAAGGTAAGCTCAGAGTGGTCATCGAGAGCGGGAATGAGAGGCTTGAAACTGTCATCAGCGGCTCGCTGAAGAGCGTTGAGGAAGTTGCCGGGATGCTCGGCGTCGAGGCCGAAAACGACAGGATAGAGGCCATTGTCGACGGAGTGAAAATCCTGATGCAACGCGGAAAGCTCGAAATGGAGTTCGAGAACGGGGATAAGATGAGAATAGAGAAGGCCTGAGGCCTTCACTCTTTTTGCGGCTTGAGAACCGGCCTGAACTTGTAGGCGTAGAGGATTATCCCGTCCTCGTCGAACTCCCTGACCTTCCTCGTTACCATCTCGACCTCCATGCCGAAGTCTATCTCCTCCGGCGCGACATCCGTGAGCTGGGCCATAACGACGGGCCCTTCCTCGAGCTGAACCAGGGCGAGGGGATACGGCTTGTAATACTCGAAGCCGCTCGGCGGGTTCCTCACTATTGTCCAGCTCAGCACCTTGCCCTTTCCGCTGAACTTGTACTTCTCCACGTTCCTGCTACCGCAGACCGGGCAGACCTCCCTGTGCGGGAACATCAGATGACCGTTCTCGCACTTACCCCCGATCAGGGCGTATTTCTCTTCAAAGTGCCTCCAGTGCCTCGCAACCTGCATCGGCTTCCCCATTTCAGACCCTCCTCAGGACTGTAACCGTTATGTTCGAGCCGGTTCCACCTATGTTCTGGGTCAGGCCTATCTCAGCCCCGGGCACCTGTATCCCTTCCGGAGCCTCGCCGCGGAGCTGGAGAGCAGCCTCAACCGTCTGGTAAACGCCGGTGGCCCCAACGGGGTGCCCTCTGGCCTTAAGTCCACCCATCGTCTGGATCGGGTAATCACCGTCTATGGCAATCTGGCCCTCCTTGGCGAGCATTACACCTTTACCCTTCTCGGCAACGCCGAGGGCTTCCAAGCTTAAAGCGGCCATTATCGTGAAGGCGTCGTGAACCTCGAAGAAGTCTATGTCCCTGGCAGTGACCCCCGCCATCCTGTAGGCCTTTTCAGCGGCCACTTTTGCCGCCGTCAAAGTCAGGAAGTCCTTCCTGTTGGCGAGGTTGATGGTGTCCGTGGCCCTCCAGAAGCCTGCTAATTCAACCCATTTCTCCTTCGGAACGCCGAGCTCCTTCGCCTTCTCCTTTGAGGTTATTATGACGGCCGCGGCACCGTCGCACATCGGTGCGGCATCAAAGAGCTTTATCGGGTCGGCGACGTAGGGGCTCTTGAGAACAGTGTCAAGCTTTATCTCCTTCTTGAACATCGCGTACGGGTTTTTAGCCCCGTTCCTGTGGGCGTTGAGGGCGAAGAGGGCAAAATCCTCCTCAGCGTAGCCGTATTCCTTCATGTAAAGCCTCATGACGAGCGCGTTCAAGGCCACAAAGCTGGCCCCGTGGAAGAGCTCCCACTCGGCATCGGCGGCGTAGGCTAAATAGCGTGTCGCGTCGCTCGGCCAGGCGTCGGTCATCTTCTCGACGCCGACTACCGCAACAACGTCCTCAAGGCCCGACATGACCGCCTTCGCTCCCTCCTGAACTGCCGCACCCCCGCTACCGCATGCCGCTTCAACCTTAATGGCCGGTATGTTGCCCAAGCCAGCCCAGTCCGCTATTAAAGCTCCAAGGTTCTCCTGCTCTATGAAGGAACCGGAGGCCATGTTTCCGACGTAGAGGGAGTCCACCCCCTCTATCCCGGCATCGTCCATTGCGTTGAGCAGGGCCTCCACGGCCATGTCCCTCAGTGACACCCTCCAGTGCTCGCCGACAGGAACCATGCCAACCCCAATAATGACGGGTTTCTCCATTCCGACCACCTCACATTATGTACTTGCCCCTGTGCTTGGCATAGAGCGCGTAGTCAAGGTACTTCTTCCTGTTCACGTAGTCCATGGTTCTGGGTGCCAGATCCCTCTTCTCCTCGATTGCATCCTGCACAACGAGGCTGAAGGCGTCGCTCCCCGCTCCCGAACCGAAGGAGACCCAGAGGATCCTGTCGCCTGGCTTCGCTATGTCGAGGACTGCCGAAACACCGACGAGAGTTGCCCCGCTGTAGGTGTTTCCTATTATCCCGCTGAGCAGTCCCGGGAGAACCTTCTCCTTCGGGATTCCGAGTATCTCGGCAACGGTGAGCGGGAACTTGACGTTGGGCTGGTGGAAGACCGCGTAATCAAAGTCGCTCGGGGAGTAGTTGAGCTCCTCCATGAGCGTCCTGGCGGCGCTCAGTATCTGGTGGAAGTACGCCGGCTCGCCGGTGAAGCGGTTGCCGTGCCTCGGGTAGTGCTCGTGCTGCCTCCTCCAGAAGTCTGGCGTGTCGGTTACGTAGGAATAGCTCGCCTCGAAGTAGGCGACCGTCTCAGAGCTCTTCGGGGCGAGGATGTATGCGGCACCTCCGGCGGAAGCGGTGAACTCGAGGTGGTCCCCGGGCCTTCCCTGGGAGGTGTCGGCGCCGATGGCCATGGCATAGTCGGCCATTCCGGAGCCGACGAAGCCTATGGCAGCTTGAATGGCTTCGGTTCCTGCCTTGCACGCAAACTCAAAGTCGGCCGCGTTCACATCGGGGGTTGCTCCGATGGCGGCCGCCACAACCGTTCCGCTCGGCTTGACGGCGTAGGGCTTGCTCTCTGTTCCAAACCAAACGGCCCGGATAAGTTTGGGGTCAATTTGAGCCCTCTTGAGGGCGTTTCTGGCCGCTTCAATGCCTATCGTGATTGAGTCCTCATCTAAGCCGGGAACGGACTTCTCCTGGATCGGGGGGTCCGAGACTTCCCAGACCCTGTCTATTTCCTCCGCCTTGATTCTATACATCGGCACGTAGGCGCCGTAGCCGGCGATACCAACCTCGCGGTTTGGCCTCAACAGTTTTCCCATGTACATCACCCGCAAAAGTTGCGCATAACCTCGCCTAAGGTTCCGGGGGCGGTTATAAAAGTCTTTCGGTGAGAGTAAAAATGCCTTTCGACGATAAACGATAAAAGGGAGGGAAGCTCAAGGCTTCCTCACGACGAAGAGCGCGTGGTCCTTCTCGTAGGGCTCAAGTGAAAGCCTCTCAACGACCTCGAAGTATTCGGAGAGCTCCTTTTCAACCTCCTTGAAGACCTGCTCTGGCTCTTTTGTCACGTCGATGCTCCTGCTCTTGACCGAAATCATGCCGTAGCCGCCGCTCTTCAGGTAAACCCTGGCGTTGTCTATGAGGATTTTCGCCTGGGTCGGCTGGGCAACGTCCTCGAAGATGACGTCCACCTTCGGAACGAGCGCGCGGTAGCCCTCGGGCCTGGTGGCGTCGCCGAGTATCGGCACGATGTTCCTCCTTTCCTCGACGATTGGAACCAGCTCCCTCAGAACCCTCGGCGAGAACTCGACACCGAAGATTTTGCCTTCCCAGCCCACTATGTCGCTGACGTGTGAAGCTGTGGTTCCGCTCGCTATTCCGAGGTAGAGGACTGTTGAACCGGGCTTAATCGGGAAGTTCTCCAGCCCGTTGAGAATTGCCGCACCTAACTTCGACCTGTTCGGGTTCCAGATTCTGTATTCGTCCCCCTCGAACTTGACGGCCCTTTCACCGTAAACCCTCTGCCCGGGAACGAGGTTCTTGGTCGCTATCCTCTCGCTCCCGTCGTCCTCAACGACTATATAAACGCCCGGGAACCTGTGCTTTTTAACCTTCATTCACATCACCTCTTCTCGCCCTTGTGTTTCTTTTTCATGAACTTCCTGTCCCCGCCATCCTTCCCCTTCTTCTCTAACTCCCTGCCCTTTTCGTGCTTCCCACCCTTGAACATCTTGCCCTTGAACTTCTCCTTGTCCTTCTTCTCGGGCTTGGCCTTCTTCTTCGGCGGGTTCGGGTACTTCTCTTTAATCTCCTGTATCCTCTGCTCGAGCTCCTTGTTGAGTTCCTCGCCTATGTATTCGCCCGAGAAGTAGTCAACCCTCGCTGCAATGGCCAGCTTCCCAGCTAAGGCCCTCGCTATCTTGCCCCTCTGCCACCAGGGCGAGCGGTTTATCGCTGGGTACTGGAAGATAACCCCATGCTTGGGCGGCTTTGCCCCGCTCCTGAGGTGCCTGAAGAGGGCCTTCTCAGCTCCAAGAACCTGTATCGTTGAGGCAGGCATCATGGCCAGCTCTTTAAGCCCGCCGGCAATGCTCATGAGCCTCGCCGCGAGCTTGGCACCGACCAAAGCCTTGAGGTTTGGAGCGACTTCGTCCATCGCTGTCTCGAGGTAGTCCTCCACCTGGTCCCTCAGCTTGTAGAGGTCGTTTATCTCGCTCGCGAGCTTCCTTATGATTTCGCTGTCGAACTTTCCGAGGGGAGCGCCCATTGACTTCTCTGCCGCGCTGAGTATACTCTCGATTTTTCCCTCGGGGAAGCCCAGCTTTTCCAGCTTTTCTTTCGTGGCATTTTCCCTCGGGCCTATCTCCTTGACGAAGGCAACGTACTGCTCGTGCTTCGGCAGGATCTCGTCCAGCTCCGGGAAGTGGAGGCCGTACCATTCCCTTAACCTTGAAACGAGCAGGTTCGTGACCTTGTCGATGTCGTCCAGGGCCTCAATGGCCTGGATTATCATCTTGTCCCTTGCCCCGCTCTGCTCCTGTATGCGGAGCCTCGTTAAGGCTATGCCGACGTTATAGTACTCGCTGAACCAGTCCTCCCCGAGGAACTCCTCCGGACTCGAGCGGAGCTTTTCACCGGCTAAATTGGGGAGCTCGGCGGTAGCGTTGTAGCCGAGATCCTTCAGGTTTCTGCTGAGCTCGGCGTCCTCAACGATGAACTCGTCGTAGCCTTTTTCCTTCAGCTCATCGAGAAGTGCGAGAAGTTCGTCACTCGGCTCGCCGTTTAGGAGCCTGTCCAGGCTCTCCTCTGGCTTCCCGCTGAAGGGCCTGCTTGAGATGGACTTTCCGCTTTCGTCAAAGGCGTGAATGCCCCTAACGTTTTCTCCTATGTAAGCTTTCATCAGTCTTCCCTCCGGTTTGTAGCTGTAGGTTGTTGGGCCCTGTGAACTTAAACGTTGCGGAACAAAGGCTATAAGCTTGTTCCCCAACCCGCTCCGGTGGTGGGTATGGGAAAGAAGTTTATAGTGAAAACCCAGAAGGGCATGGAAAGCGTTGCCGCCAATTATATTAAGGAAGCTCTGAGCGATGCCGAAGTCTGGGCTTCTCCACTTGGCTATTCAGGTCTTGTTCTGGTCGAGAGCGGGGATGAAACAGCCCTGGAGAAGATAGAGGGGATTCCTGAGGTCGAGAGGGTGATCCCCGTTGTTGCCGAAGTTCCGGCGGTTCTCGATGAAATAGTCAAGACTGCGGAGTTAGTGGCCCCTATGATAGGTGAGAACGAGACTTTCGCCGTTAGGACTACGAGGAGGGGAAAGCACGACTTCTCGAGCATCGATGTTAACCGCACTTTAGGGGCCAGAATCCAGGAGCTAACGAAGGCTGACGTGGACTTAAGCTGGCCCGATAAGGTTGTCCAGGTTGAGATAATAGGGGATAAAGCGTACATCTCCGTCGTTCCGGGGGAAGAGTTCAGGAAATTCACACCGGATAAGATAGACGCCAGGGAGCTCTTCCGCAAGCTCACCGTAGTCCAGATGCCTTACTGGGGCGACTACAAAGCCTGCCGCTCCTTCGGCGAGAAAATAGGCAGGGCCGCACAGGCCTTTGAGGTCAAGGAGCTCATCATAGCCCCGAAGGAGAAGGTGGACGCTTTCGAACTGGCGGAGTTCATAAAGGGTGTGAGGATAGGTCAGGAGAGCAGACACCAGATCCAGAGGGAGGCCTACCCATGGAAAGTCGATAAGGTTCCCGTTTCGGTGTGGGACCTCCACCAGGTCGTTAGGGATAAGAAGAGGGACAAAAGGCTGCTCATAATCACGGATCCAAAGGGGCCGACGCTGGCTGAGGTCAAGGACCGGCTTGCGAGGGATATGTTCTACGCGAAGGAAATCGTTGTCTTCATCGGTTCACGGGAGGGCATCCCGCGCGGCCTCTTCCGGTTCGCGGACTACGTGGTCGACCTGGCCCCATACATGACGTTTGCAACCGAGCATGGCATTCCCGCGGCGCTGGTCTCGCTCTGGGAGGTCTATGAGGAGTATTTGAGGGGCAGGGAAAAGGGGGAGTGATTCTGGCTTTTACTGCTTATTCCTTGAGTTTTGAGCCAGCGTCAGACCCTAAGGTCTTCCTCACCCCTCGGGAATCCGCCGTAGTCATCATCCGCTGGGGATTCCCCGGAACCCTCACGCTATTAGATAAAAGAGGCCGGCACCTGTTATACCGCCGAGGAGGGAAGCCAGGAAGTTCGTAGAGTTATTGTCCGTTATCCCCCTGTTCTCCAGGGTTGCGCCTATTAAACTGTCGAGGTTGACGCCAATAAACCCCCCGAGTGTTATGGCCACTACCATGGGAAGCCTGTGGGAGGTGAGGGGAAGGGCAAAGGGCGCTATCACCAGGGATCCAAGTAGCGCGAATACCTCGCCCGCTAAGGAGACCCCCCCGTTTGTACCGGGTGTGACTGGCTTAAAGTTCGTTATAAGCCTTGGCCTCTTCCCGTAGACTTTCCCCAGCTCGCTGGCAAGGGTGTCACCGTTGACTGTCGCTATGGCCGAGAAAGTTGCTGCCCAGAAGATGTCCTGCCGTGTTATAGCCTCAACCACCAGGAAAAGGAGAGCGGCAAGCCCGTTTCCCAAAACGTTCCCCACACCTCTCGTTTTTTCGCTCCTGGATGAAAAGCCGAGCCGGACTTTCTCCTCAAAGCGGTGCCTGGTGGCCAGGACACCGAGAACCAGGAATATTAACAGTGCCAGGAACGTGTAAATCCCGCCTAGATGGATAACCACTATACCGAGGACTGCCGAGAGCAGGGCTCCCCTGCCGTCGAGGGCCCGGGACTTATAGGCGGCGATCCCGAGCAGGGATATCAAAATCCCGGTGATGAGCGGGTGAACTGCGTCTTGCATTACTGCCACCCCTGGGCTGAATGAAACGGTGCCTCTGTTGGATTAAGGGGGAGTAACCGTTTATTACTCTTTCCATCGACCATCGCCGAAAGGCCGTTCCTCCTGCCTTAGGGGCGGGGCTTTCAGGAGAAAGAGCAAGAATGAGCGGGGTTCAGAAAAGCTCGTATTTGCAGGTCTCTGTGATGAAAGTAACGTCCATGTGCTCTATGCCAGGCACGGCTTTTGATATCTCCTCTATTATGGCCTGTATCTCCTTCATGTCCTTGGGGGCGACCACGTGCACAACAAGGTTGTGAGTTCCGAGGGCCTTCTGTATTATCGTTACGTGTTTGATCTCCTTCAGCTTCCCTATGGCCTCGTCGATGTTAACCCCTGCTTTCAGGGTTATGCCGAGCAGTACGTAAGAGTAGCCCAGGAGGTCAAAGTTCGGAACCACCGTGTACTTCTGGATAACGCCCATGCGCTCGAGTTTTTCCATCCTGCGTGAGATCCTCTGCCGGGTCGTCCCGAGAGCTTCCGCAAGCTCTTTGTAAGTCATCCTCGCGTCCTTGGACAGGAGCTCGATTATCCTGAGGTCTATTGGGTCAATTTTAGCCCTACCCTTCATGGCATATCCCTCCGGCGATCTTCCATTATGCTAACCCGAGGGGGGTTATAAGACTTTCGGAAAATTTTCAACATGTTGGTGTTGCCTCACTTTTCGTGTTCCACAACGTTATGAACGGTGGGGAAAATTTCCGATTTTTTAAGGGATATTCGCGGCATTATGCACCAAAATTGCAATGTAATTAGCTCAAAAAAACTTTATTGAGTTGTGCATTACCTTTGTAATTAGTAAAAAATAGGCACCTCCGGCCCGGGAATAAAAGAAATAAGAGGTCAGGCCTTCTTCAGCGGAAGGCTCTCCCTGATCTTCCTCAGGAGTTCCTCCTTCTTGGGCGAGTCCGCGAGCGCTATCTCGAGTACCTCGTCAATGGTCTCCACGGGCATTATCCTTATTTTCGCCGCCCTGTCCGGGCTGAGGAAGACGTCCTTCTCGTTGGATTTCGGTATTATGACCGTCTTTATGCCCGCTTCGATGGCCGCTTCGATCTTGGGTGTGGCACCGCCTATTGGCAGAACCTCGCCGCGGACGCTGAGGGAGCCCGTCATGGCCACGTCCTGTCTTATCGGTATCTCCTCCAGGGCAGAGATGACGGCTGTGGCAACGCTTATGCTGGCTGAATCGCCCTCAACCCCCTCGTAGGTCTGGAGGAACTGGACGTGGATGTCGTACTGGCTTATGTCCTCCCCCTTGTAGCGCTTGATTATTGCCGAAACGTTCTGCACGGCCTCCTTGGCTATCTCGCCCAGCTTTCCGGTGACGATTATCTTCCCCTCTTCCTTGCTGGCGGCGGGGGCAACGACGGCTTCAATCGGAAGCACTATGCCGCTCTGCTCCCCTATCACGGCCAGACCGTTGACCCTACCGATCTCGCCGCCTTCGGTCTTTATGACCTGATACTCCTTCTTGTTCTCTATGTACCAGTCGGCGAGCTGCTTTTCAAGGGGTTTGGCTATTTTCATTGCCTCCAGCACGTCTTCCCTGTCAACGTACTTTTTACCCTTCTTGATGGCTATGTCTCCAGCGGCCCTTACTATTCCGCCGAGATCCCTGAGGCGGAGCGTGAGGTGGCCCTTCCTTCCTGCCCTCTTCTGGGCCTCTCTAACTATCTCCTCGACTGCATCGCGGGTGAAGTGGGGGATTTTGCCATCGCGCTTTACCTCCTGAGCTACGAACTGGACGAGCTTTCTCCTGTTTTCTGGGGTGTCCGGCATTGTCGTTCTCATGTAGACCTCGTAACCGTAGCCCCTGATGCGGGAGCGCAAAGCGGGATGCATCTTATCAACCGTATCCAGGTTTCCGGCGGCTACAAGTATGAAATCACAGGGCACTGGCTCCGTTCTCACCATCGCACCGCTTGAGAGCTCGCTCTGGCCGGTTATCGGGAACTTCTTCTCCTGCATGGCCGTGAGAAGGCTCTGCTGCATCTTCAGGCTTAGCGTTGCAATCTCGTCTATGAAGAGGACGCCCTTGTGGGCGCGGTGGATCATTCCGGGCTCAACGCGCTCATGGGCTGGCGTGCCGAGCCCGCCCGAGTTCTTGACGAAGAGGCCGTTGGCGAGCAGGTTGCCCTCCTCTGTGGTGAGGTTGTAGGTTACCTCAACTTCTTCCCAGGTCTCTATGAAGGCCCTTCTCTCGCCTTTTAGTATCTTCTCGAGCCTCTCTGCTCCCCCTCCCGCTTCCTCGAGGGCCTTCTTGACATCCTCAAGGAGTTTTGCCCTCCTTGTCGGCGAGAGAGTCATGGGCACAAATTCGAGGAGGTTCAAGAGGCTGTCTACCGATTGGGAAAGGACTAATCCGACTCTGTGCTCCTCGGTAGCTTTATCAACCCTGACCTCTGCCTCGATGCCGAAGATGCCGAGGTACCATGCGAGCTCCTGGAAGAAGGGCAGCTCCTTTTCGGGTTCATCCGTCGGCCGGGCAACCTCAAGGGTTCCGTTGAACTTTGTGCCCTCCCGGGTGAAGAACACGCTACCGTCCCCGCTGTAAAGGCCGTCGAAGAAGGCTAAGAATAGCGAGGGCTTGAGCCGGATCCACCACGGGAGTTCCGGCTTTATCTCTTTTCCGACGGGGCCCCCTAAAGCCACGAAGAAACTGATTATCCTCCTGTCCCGGGTCCGGAAGAGTATGCTCCCCCCTGCCCTCCGGTTTTCTTTGATTTCGTAGTTGAACTCGCCGAAGAGCTCTTTGAGTGTTTCGGCGAACCTTTCAACCGCTTCCCTTTCGCTGGAGGCGAAGCTTAAAGTTCTGAGGTTCCCGTCTATGTTGCCGCCCCTAAACAGGGCGCCGAGGAGGAGTGCGGCCTTCTCAAGCCTCTCATCCTCGCTCGTGAGCGGGAGCAGGTTGGGGGCTTTAAGTTCTTCGATCATCTTCAGAGACTTCGGCGTTGCCCCCTTCCCCAACCGGTTGGGGTACCCCCTGAGCTTTTCCTCCCCGTCGTAGGTTCTCGCTATCGCGAACTCGTCGAGAACATTAACCGGAACCCTGATGGGCCCGTCTTTTACTGTTATATCGCCGGCCTCTTTGAGGCCCCCAGCTGTGTAAACCTTGTGCTCCGGTGTCAGCGCGAACCAGTAGTCCCTCTCCAGGTTCACCACGCGCCTCAACTTCTGCCTTCCGAGCCTCTTGTTGGCGTAGAGGAGCTTCGTAAAGCCTTCCTTAGTGAGGATCTCGACGTTTTTGTCCCTGAAGTCATGGTAAATGACCTTAATTTCCCCGTCCATTCCCTCGCCGGAGGGGGTTTTTAGGGCCTCCTCCACGAAGTCTTCGAGCTTGAGGGCCTTTATTTTGCCGTCTTCCCTGACGATGACACTCTCTTTTCCGCTAAAGCACTGAAACGGGTCGTGCCTCACATCTCCGAGCAGGGCTCCGGCGTGTGCCCCGGTTGCATCGACGAAGGGGGCTTTTGTCCTTCCGCAGTTATCAACGAGGAGCTTGGGAACGAGGACGCTGGTCCTCATCCTCATGTTGGAGAGAACCATCATGGTGAGGATTATTACGAAGAGGCCCATCAGGAAGTTCGTGGTGCTGTAGTCTATGAGAATCGCCATCATGACCATGAAAACTACGGCCATTAGAAGGTAGGACTTTATGTTCTCCTGGCTTCTGGCCTTCTCGCGGTAGTGCTCGACTATTCTCCTCCCCTGGCAGGCGGGAACGGTCTTTATCCTCGGCATGTTCTCGTCTTCAGGGTTCGGGAAGACGAGGATATCCTCCAGGTTCTCCGTTGGCAATAGCTCAGCCATGGCTTGCCCGAGCATGGACTTCCCTGTTCCTGGCTCGCCTATGAGGAGTACGTGCCTCTTCTGACCGGCGGCGGTCTTTATGACCTCAACGGCATGCTCCTGGCCAATGACCTGATCGATGAGCTTTTCGGGTACTTTTATCTCCTCCGTCGTTGAAAACTCGAGACCTAAATCCAGGCTCTCACCGCTCTGACTGGAGGTGACGGCTCTCTCATCCTCCATGTGCATCCCTCTTAAGCTCATTTCTCACACTGATGGTGGATGCCCGGGCAGGCTTATAACTTTATCTTTGGAGGGCCAGTGAAAAAAGCTAAAATACCTCGGCGGTCAAGGTTTAGGTGGTGGAGACAATGTCAAGGAGCGTTGAAGATCACGTAATGTTCACCGCGAAACACGGTAGCTGGAAGGTCGCCGATAAGTTGCTGGACGTAGACGACAGGGCCAGGATTGCCCACTTCCTGGCGATGGTTTCCAACACCGTCAACTCGAAGATCCCGGAGTACCTCACCGGGGTTATGAACGTCGCCGGGATAATGAGCCTTGCCGAGGAGCTGGCGAGGGGCGACCTTACGAAGGTGGTCTCATCCCTTAAGTCTCCGGGAACTTCCAAGAAGCTCGGTGACCTCGTCTTTGAGGACGATAAGACTCTCAAGAAGCTTCTGGTGGACGTGGCCAGGGCGGTTCTCGTCAGGATGACGCTTTCCAGGTTCGTCCCGGTCTCTTATCCAGAGGGGGAGCTGGCAGAGGTCAGGGTTGTCTTTCCCTTCCCGGATGATCACGTTAATTTCACGGCCAAACACGGGGAGTGGATAGTCGTTAAAAGGCTCATAATAGACGACGCAACACCCATGGTTGACGTCGCGAGGCTCCTCGCCAGCATAAACGAGACAACGACCCTTAAAATACCTGTCTATGCCGATATAGACCTTGAGGGGATCGAGGAGTGGTTTGGTGGCCTTAAGAAGGTTAAAAAGTCGGAGATTCCGACCGTTATTGAGAAATACCTCCACTTCCAGCCCTCATCCTTTGCCCCGGCGGAATTTGAAGGGCACGCGAGGGTTTATGCCCTCAGAAAGGCGCTTGAGGTTATAGACCTCCCCCTGGACGTTCCGGCTAAGAGCCTTGAGAAGTACCTGGAAAAGAAATGACGCCAGGAACGCGCTGAGGTGGTGAAAATGGAGAAGCAAATCGTGATCCCTCCCGGGGCTCCCTCTCCCATCGGGCCGTACAGCCCGGGTATCCTTGCCTCCGGGAGGCTTCTCTTCGTTTCGGGCCAGATCCCAGTTGACCCCGCAACAGGAAAGCTCGTTGAGGGCAGCTTTGAGGAGAAAGTCAGACAGACTCTGAGAAACCTCCTCTCGGTCGTTGAAGGTGCCGGAGGGAGTGCCGAGAACGTGGTAAAGGTAACGGTATACCTCAGGGACATTGGGAAGTACGATGAGTTCAACAGGGTTTACTCAGAGTTTTTCAGTGAATCCAAGCCCGCCAGAGCGGTGGTTGAGGTTTCAAACCTTCCCAAGGGTGTGGACATCGAGGTGGAGGCCATAGCGGTGTTTTGATCTTTATTTTTGAAGGTGAAGCGGATGGTCGCCAAAGTGAGAATCCGCGGGGAGCTTTTGGAGTACCTTCTGGAACTGTCCAGGGACTTTTACCCGAACGAGTTTGCCGGGTTTCTCCGGGAGAAAGATGGTGTCTTGGAGGAGGTCTTAATAGCTCCGGGAGGTTATTTTGGCCCGACCTCTGCTTTCTTCAACACCTGGCTCCTGCC
Encoded here:
- a CDS encoding GNAT family N-acetyltransferase, whose product is MTEVRVEKLQEFNQEILERLVEIYMRGYEGLREYGGEGESYAKRYLRWCWGKAKDGFFVAKVGDEIAGFIVCDKDWYSKYEGRKVGAIHEFVVDRNFQGQGIGHRLMEKCLEYLGESTDRIELWVGEKNEGAMRFYEEYGFRKVGQSGIWVRMVKDVRKDDKGQGEI
- a CDS encoding hypothetical protein (functions along with aFIB and aL7a; guides 2'-O-methylation of ribose to specific sites in RNAs): MKAYIGENVRGIHAFDESGKSISSRPFSGKPEESLDRLLNGEPSDELLALLDELKEKGYDEFIVEDAELSRNLKDLGYNATAELPNLAGEKLRSSPEEFLGEDWFSEYYNVGIALTRLRIQEQSGARDKMIIQAIEALDDIDKVTNLLVSRLREWYGLHFPELDEILPKHEQYVAFVKEIGPRENATKEKLEKLGFPEGKIESILSAAEKSMGAPLGKFDSEIIRKLASEINDLYKLRDQVEDYLETAMDEVAPNLKALVGAKLAARLMSIAGGLKELAMMPASTIQVLGAEKALFRHLRSGAKPPKHGVIFQYPAINRSPWWQRGKIARALAGKLAIAARVDYFSGEYIGEELNKELEQRIQEIKEKYPNPPKKKAKPEKKDKEKFKGKMFKGGKHEKGRELEKKGKDGGDRKFMKKKHKGEKR
- a CDS encoding fibrillarin-like rRNA/tRNA 2'-O-methyltransferase, which encodes MKVKKHRFPGVYIVVEDDGSERIATKNLVPGQRVYGERAVKFEGDEYRIWNPNRSKLGAAILNGLENFPIKPGSTVLYLGIASGTTASHVSDIVGWEGKIFGVEFSPRVLRELVPIVEERRNIVPILGDATRPEGYRALVPKVDVIFEDVAQPTQAKILIDNARVYLKSGGYGMISVKSRSIDVTKEPEQVFKEVEKELSEYFEVVERLSLEPYEKDHALFVVRKP
- a CDS encoding thiolase domain-containing protein, with product MEKPVIIGVGMVPVGEHWRVSLRDMAVEALLNAMDDAGIEGVDSLYVGNMASGSFIEQENLGALIADWAGLGNIPAIKVEAACGSGGAAVQEGAKAVMSGLEDVVAVVGVEKMTDAWPSDATRYLAYAADAEWELFHGASFVALNALVMRLYMKEYGYAEEDFALFALNAHRNGAKNPYAMFKKEIKLDTVLKSPYVADPIKLFDAAPMCDGAAAVIITSKEKAKELGVPKEKWVELAGFWRATDTINLANRKDFLTLTAAKVAAEKAYRMAGVTARDIDFFEVHDAFTIMAALSLEALGVAEKGKGVMLAKEGQIAIDGDYPIQTMGGLKARGHPVGATGVYQTVEAALQLRGEAPEGIQVPGAEIGLTQNIGGTGSNITVTVLRRV
- a CDS encoding multiprotein bridging factor aMBF1; the protein is MGKETPSYCEICGAPIKGPGHRIRVEGAEVLVCDRCYEKYGGKKPGTFSIMPTGRQPRRTERPVPGPKPQPKPHHERPLVTEEIVEDYAERVYQAIQKSGKSYEELSHETGLSVNDLRAIAHGYREPTIKEARKLEKYFRIKLIESGTEEPIEEKRTLPRDYEPTLGDIANIRIKKREK
- a CDS encoding Zn-ribbon domain-containing OB-fold protein yields the protein MGKPMQVARHWRHFEEKYALIGGKCENGHLMFPHREVCPVCGSRNVEKYKFSGKGKVLSWTIVRNPPSGFEYYKPYPLALVQLEEGPVVMAQLTDVAPEEIDFGMEVEMVTRKVREFDEDGIILYAYKFRPVLKPQKE
- a CDS encoding hydroxymethylglutaryl-CoA synthase, whose product is MGKLLRPNREVGIAGYGAYVPMYRIKAEEIDRVWEVSDPPIQEKSVPGLDEDSITIGIEAARNALKRAQIDPKLIRAVWFGTESKPYAVKPSGTVVAAAIGATPDVNAADFEFACKAGTEAIQAAIGFVGSGMADYAMAIGADTSQGRPGDHLEFTASAGGAAYILAPKSSETVAYFEASYSYVTDTPDFWRRQHEHYPRHGNRFTGEPAYFHQILSAARTLMEELNYSPSDFDYAVFHQPNVKFPLTVAEILGIPKEKVLPGLLSGIIGNTYSGATLVGVSAVLDIAKPGDRILWVSFGSGAGSDAFSLVVQDAIEEKRDLAPRTMDYVNRKKYLDYALYAKHRGKYIM